TCCCTGCTGCTCGGCCGTGTCCTGGCCAGCTCGCTCACCCTGGTGATCCAGTCGATCATGCTGATCGTGGTGGGCTACGCCTTCGGCCTGCGCGCGGAGATCTTCGGCGTGCTGGTCGCGCTGCTGATGATGATCCTGCTCGGCGTCAGCCTGGCCGCGCTGTCCAACGCGATCGCGCTCGTCATGAACCCCGAGGCGTTCGCGCCGATCATGAGTACGGCGATCGTCCCGCTGGTCCTGCTGTCCGGCGCGTTCCTGCCGATGTCGATGGCACCGGGCTGGCTGGACGTCCTGTCGCGCGCCACGCCGTTCCGCTACGTGCTGGAGGCCATGCGCGAGCTGTTCAACGGCCACTACGTGAACGGGACCGTCGGCCTCGGCGTCGCCGTGACCGTGATCCTGTCCGTGCTCTGCGTCGTCATCGGAACCCGCGTCTTCAACCGGGAGAACGCCTGACCGTCCGTCTCACGGCAGGCCTTCCCGGAGCCGTGACGTCACCGCCGGGCGGGAAACCGAGGAAAGGAGAGCCGAGGAAGGGCGGGAACCGCGGGGGCGGGGCGGTGTCACCGGCGCCTCCCGGACCCGGATGACGTCCCGCCCGGTGGTCATGGTGGTTCGGGATCCGGTCCGCGGTGGCTTCGGTGACGTTCAGGGAAGATCTCGACCCGGGGGGCCGTACGGCTCGATCTTCGGGTCGGAGTAGGGGCCCCCGCCTGCCCCGGGAACGACCCGGCGGGCGGCGGACTCGCTCACCCGCAGGCCGTACAGGCCCTGGTCGGGGTCGATGAGCACCAGGCCGTAGTCGGTGTCGACCTCCTCCTCGGGT
This region of Streptosporangium sp. NBC_01495 genomic DNA includes:
- a CDS encoding ABC transporter permease; this translates as MSVVRDTWLIFRHNVRISLRQKAGIIFGVLQPLLYLVLFGPLFVTIGPWETLIPGLLIQVALFSSGLAGFGIVMDARAGVLERLRVTPAHRVSLLLGRVLASSLTLVIQSIMLIVVGYAFGLRAEIFGVLVALLMMILLGVSLAALSNAIALVMNPEAFAPIMSTAIVPLVLLSGAFLPMSMAPGWLDVLSRATPFRYVLEAMRELFNGHYVNGTVGLGVAVTVILSVLCVVIGTRVFNRENA